The nucleotide window TCCGTCGTTCCATCTGTTTACGTTCGGTTATATTACGGGCAATGGTAAGCATAGCTTTCTTATCTTCATAATCAATAACCCTGCTATTCATCTCCAGAGAAATGATCTGGCCGTCTTTTGTCATATGTTCCGACTCATAAATAAGCTGCCCATGGTTTTTAATCTTTTCAATGTTCGGATCAACTTCTCTTTTGTATTTCGGGCTTTTTATATCGATGAAGCTCATGTCGAGCAATTCTTTTCTCGTATAGCCCAAACGGTCTATTACTTCCTGATTAACTTCCAGGAAATTCCCTTTCATATCAGCCAGAAATATCTCATCCGAACTGTTGTTGAACAAAGTTTTGAATCTTGTTTCCGACTCTAATCTGGCTTTCTCAAGTCTGTTATACGAATACAAAACCTTTCCGAGATGAATGACTCCAAAAGTCATAATAACCGTAATGCCTATACCCAGCCAGTCATTTATTAAGAGTAAAACAGGATATGAAATCCCATGCAGAAAAATATACAGATCAATTATCCTGCGTGCAGCCATAAGGGTGAATGCCAGCGCGATCAGTTTCCATGCAAGTTTTCCCTTAGCTACACGGAGCAGCCAAAGTGCTGCCACAGCGGCGATGATCTGCAAAAAAGCTGCAATGACCAATGCTGCAAATGTTACCATAAACGCTTGATTTAAGCGTAAAAATAGCTAATATTGTATTTCCTGACATTAAAAAATAATATGCATATTTTCAATTACTTAAGTCAGCCTTTTCCTGTAACCCTGAATAAATGGAAGGTCATCCTGGGGGTAAGTTTGTTCATTGCGATATTCATGCTTATTTTTCAGCCTTTTGGACTCCAGGAATACCAGCATGATCAAAAAGCACTGATCCTTGCAGGGTATGGCATCGTTACGTTTTTGGTACTTATAATGGATATGTTTTTTATCCAGATGATATTTCCTGGATTGTTTAATGAGAAAAACTGGACGGTTTTAAAACAAATTATCTGGTTAGCCTGGATTCTTTTTAGCATCGGCCTGGGGAATCTGGTTTATTCGGTCTATGTTTTCCATTTTTCTACCGGAATATTCACCTTATTCTGGGTATTTCAGCTTTTCACACTTGTTATTGGGCTTATTCCCGTCATCCTGATCACTGTGATTCAACAAAATTATCTTCTGAAAAGGAATGTGAAAAATGCACAAATGATTGAAAACAGTTTATCCTTGCATCGTACATCGTCATTTCCAATAGTCACTTTAATAGCTGAAAACGGAAAAGACGAATTTAAATCGAATCCTTCAGATATTTTGTTCCTGGAATCCATTGGAAACTATATCAGTATATTATACCTTGACAGCGAAAAACCCAAACGTTTTGTCTTGCGAAATACATTGAAAAACGCTGAGAATCAACTTGGTCAATCAACTATGATGTTTCGCTGTCACCGTGCTTATATTGTAAACCTGGAAAAAATTGAAAAAATCAAAGGAAACTCCCAGGGTTACCGTCTTATTCTAACCGGATATCCCGATGAGATCCCTGTATCCCGGAACTATATACAAAGCTTTCGGGAGAAGGTCGACAGCCTTGGGCATTGATCCCACAGGCTTGCATTTCATCCCTGACTCTTGTCGCTTATCACGAATCTTTGTTGTGTATCCCTAAAACTTGCCAGGCCTGGAATCCTGATTTATCATTGCATCAAAAAAAATTCTTTGTCAAACTTAAAATTATGATGCTATGAAAACGAATCGTTCAGTAATTATCCTTATCACAGCCGTTGCTTTAGTAATTCTGGGACTCATTCTCGTCTACCTGAAAGGAGGGATGTTTGCTGCCGGGGATTTTGCAATGGATTATTTTGCAGCCGGTAACTTCGCGGCAGGTATTTTCTCAGCCGGAATATTCTCAATAGGAGTATTTTCCATAGGTATTTTTTCAGTGGGTATTTTCGGAGTCGGAATATTTAATGTGAGCCTGCTGGGCCTTGGATTCTTCATTGTTGCATGGAGAAAAAAACACCCCAAGGTGAGAATAGATAATTCAGAAGCAGCCTGAAAGTAACCAAAGTTGAATTTTATTATCTTGCATGCGGTTTCGTCTTAAACCCGGGCCCGTTTAAACATGCAAGAAAAACTGAGAATTAATACTTACCGTTCCATCCTGCTATTCCTTTTGGCAGGATGGTTCTTTTTGGGGGTTTCACAAGCCCAGATGCAGTTTTCCGTTGAATTATGGGAAGATTCGCGTGAAGATACTTTACTGATCAGGAAATTCTCCAGCCTCAGAGATGTGGCCATGGTAGAGCCATTGCAGTTCGAAGGTAATTATCAGGGTAAATTCAAGCTCAAAATCAGACAACCCATTGATCATAAAAATCCCGATAAGGGAACTTTCCTTCAGACCATTTACATTAACCATAGTGGTTTCGATCAACCCTCGGTCTTTATTACAGAAGGTTATGATGCCAGCTATGCCGGATTTCCCGCCTATGAAAATGAACTGACCAATTACCTGGGTGCTAATCAGATTTGTGCTGAACACAGATATTTTGGTGAATCTGTCCCGGAACATGTTGACTGGCAATATCTTACCGTTGAGAATTCCGCAGCAGATCACCATCATATTCTTGATATCCTGAAACCCTTGTATAAGGGTAAATGGATTTCTACAGGAATCAGTAAAGGAGGTCAAACTGCACTTTATCACAGAACTTTATATCCGGAGGATGTTGATCTTACGGTTGCTTATGTAAATCCTTTGAATGAAGGTATAGAAGACGGCAGGCATGAACCCTTTATAAAGCAAAATGGTGAAGAGCCTGAAAGAAGCCAGGTGGAGAGATTTCAACTAACCCTTTTGCACAAGCGCGACAGTCTGTTGCCAAAATTCAACCGTCATATCGATGAAAAAGGATATACCTTCAGGATAAGCCGGGAAGAAGTTTTCGACTACTGTGTTCTTGAATACTCTTTTGCATACTGGCAATGGCATCCGGAAACCAATTCCATCCCGGATACTGGTGCTCCCATTGATGAAATTTTTGAGCATTTGGTATCATTCTCATCACCTGACTATTTTTCTGAACAAAGCCTTACGCGTTTCCAACCGTTTTTTATTCAGGCAGCCATGCAACTCGGTTATTACGGATACGATACAGAATCCTTCGACTCCTTGCTAACCATTGAAAATGCAGA belongs to Bacteroidota bacterium and includes:
- a CDS encoding LytTR family transcriptional regulator; this translates as MHIFNYLSQPFPVTLNKWKVILGVSLFIAIFMLIFQPFGLQEYQHDQKALILAGYGIVTFLVLIMDMFFIQMIFPGLFNEKNWTVLKQIIWLAWILFSIGLGNLVYSVYVFHFSTGIFTLFWVFQLFTLVIGLIPVILITVIQQNYLLKRNVKNAQMIENSLSLHRTSSFPIVTLIAENGKDEFKSNPSDILFLESIGNYISILYLDSEKPKRFVLRNTLKNAENQLGQSTMMFRCHRAYIVNLEKIEKIKGNSQGYRLILTGYPDEIPVSRNYIQSFREKVDSLGH
- a CDS encoding PAS domain S-box protein, whose translation is MVTFAALVIAAFLQIIAAVAALWLLRVAKGKLAWKLIALAFTLMAARRIIDLYIFLHGISYPVLLLINDWLGIGITVIMTFGVIHLGKVLYSYNRLEKARLESETRFKTLFNNSSDEIFLADMKGNFLEVNQEVIDRLGYTRKELLDMSFIDIKSPKYKREVDPNIEKIKNHGQLIYESEHMTKDGQIISLEMNSRVIDYEDKKAMLTIARNITERKQMERR
- a CDS encoding aminopeptidase, translated to MQEKLRINTYRSILLFLLAGWFFLGVSQAQMQFSVELWEDSREDTLLIRKFSSLRDVAMVEPLQFEGNYQGKFKLKIRQPIDHKNPDKGTFLQTIYINHSGFDQPSVFITEGYDASYAGFPAYENELTNYLGANQICAEHRYFGESVPEHVDWQYLTVENSAADHHHILDILKPLYKGKWISTGISKGGQTALYHRTLYPEDVDLTVAYVNPLNEGIEDGRHEPFIKQNGEEPERSQVERFQLTLLHKRDSLLPKFNRHIDEKGYTFRISREEVFDYCVLEYSFAYWQWHPETNSIPDTGAPIDEIFEHLVSFSSPDYFSEQSLTRFQPFFIQAAMQLGYYGYDTESFDSLLTIENAEGYLYKIFLPDSVCFPYDDYVNEKVREFLKNNDPEIIFIYGEWDPWTASSVSLPEKQNVYKFVKPRGNHATRIANMPDPMKNEILMIIDRWLDSP